The following coding sequences are from one Sesamum indicum cultivar Zhongzhi No. 13 linkage group LG11, S_indicum_v1.0, whole genome shotgun sequence window:
- the LOC105173392 gene encoding chromo domain protein LHP1 isoform X2 has product MKGGKKRNTNADPVQPSGPPPSEPSTAVVSVNGGGDVVGEERRKNPEESERFETGDEAYEEEEGEEEDSEAEKEYEQFENIQIQEGEEAEGERTKLAEGYYEIEAVRRKRVRKYLIKWRGWSEAANTWEPLENLLQCSDVIDAFEESLKAGKSRSTRKRKRKTGVTHVQTKKKQHHQQQRSPAAATYNVPSHVIRIAEEPLSFPRLNDLSGTNESGETNVNSINSIENSKKVIENGARMVSVITEYEKEQNELDLKICELKGAMVVSTENANRLAITSQESQLAGEDALANGLRKTDGVDPNQLGRCIGAKKRKSGSVKRFMKDPTSCSVDDALNGDPGCASLVPISIQHPDFLENNSNCKNTYEDSKSMCTITQIVRPISYKASVSNNVQEVLVAFEAVRSDGTKVTVDNKFLKANNPLLLIDFYEKHLRYSPT; this is encoded by the exons atgaaaggagGGAAAAAGAGGAATACCAACGCTGACCCAGTACAACCATCCGGACCTCCGCCTTCTGAACCCTCCACCGCCGTGGTCTCCGTCAATGGCGGAGGCGATGTGGTGGGAGAGGAGCGGAGGAAAAATCCAGAGGAGAGTGAGAGATTTGAGACTGGAGATGAGGCTtatgaagaggaagaaggggagGAGGAGGATTCGGAAGCTGAGAAAGAGTACGAGCAGTTTGAAAACATACAAATTCAGGAGGGAGAGGAGGCTGAGGGCGAGAGGACTAAGCTTGCTGAAGGATACTACGAGATTGAGGCTGTCCGCAGAAAGCGCGTTAGGAAG TACCTCATCAAATG GCGAGGCTGGTCGGAGGCGGCAAACACATGGGAGCCTCTGGAGAATCTGTTGCAATGCTCGGATGTTATTGATGCATTTGAAGAAAG TTTGAAAGCTGGGAAAAGTAGGTCGACCCGCAAAAGAAAGCGCAAGACTGGAGTAACTCATGTTCAAACCAAGAAAAAGCAGCACCACCAGCAGCAACGATCCCCTGCAGCTGCTACTTATAACGTGCCCTCACACGTGATCAGGATTGCAGAGGAGCCATTATCCTTTCCCAGGCTAAATGACTTGAGTGGTACAAATGAGAGTGGGGAGACTAATGTCAACAGCATAAACAGTATAGAAAACTCCAAGAAAGTAATAGAGAATGGTGCAAGGATGGTTTCTGTTATTACGGAATATGAAAAGGAGCAAAATGAGTTGGATCTGAAGATCTGTGAATTGAAGGGAGCAATGGTGGTCAGTACTGAAAATGCTAACAGGCTTGCTATAACATCCCAAGAAAGCCAACTGGCAGGAGAAGATGCTTTGGCAAATGGATTAAGGAAGACTGATGGTGTTGACCCAAACCAATTAGGTCGTTGTATAGGAGCTAAAAAGAGGAAATCTGGTTCCGTTAAGAGGTTCATGAAAGATCCGACATCATGCTCTGTGGATGATGCACTAAATGGAGATCCAGGATGTGCTTCACTTGTACCTATAAGTATTCAACATCCAGATTTTCTTGAGAACAATTCGAATTGCAAGAATACATATGAAGATTCAAAAAGCATGTGCACGATCACCCAAATTGTCAGGCCTATAAGCTATAAAGCTTCTGTATCAAACAATGTTCAAGAAGTCTTAGTAGCCTTTGAGGCTGTGAG GTCTGATGGAACCAAAGTCACAGTGGATAACAAATTTTTGAAGGCTAACAATCCACTTTTG CTGATAGACTTTTATGAGAAACATTTACGGTACAGCCCGACATGA
- the LOC105173392 gene encoding chromo domain protein LHP1 isoform X3 → MAEAMWWERSGGKIQRRVRDLRLEMRLMKRKKGRRRIRKLRKSTSSLKTYKFRRERRLRARGLSLLKDTTRLRLSAESALGRVKCSTSSNGEAGRRRQTHGSLWRICCNARMLLMHLKKGFYFCFYCHLKAGKSRSTRKRKRKTGVTHVQTKKKQHHQQQRSPAAATYNVPSHVIRIAEEPLSFPRLNDLSGTNESGETNVNSINSIENSKKVIENGARMVSVITEYEKEQNELDLKICELKGAMVVSTENANRLAITSQESQLAGEDALANGLRKTDGVDPNQLGRCIGAKKRKSGSVKRFMKDPTSCSVDDALNGDPGCASLVPISIQHPDFLENNSNCKNTYEDSKSMCTITQIVRPISYKASVSNNVQEVLVAFEAVRSDGTKVTVDNKFLKANNPLLLIDFYEKHLRYSPT, encoded by the exons ATGGCGGAGGCGATGTGGTGGGAGAGGAGCGGAGGAAAAATCCAGAGGAGAGTGAGAGATTTGAGACTGGAGATGAGGCTtatgaagaggaagaaggggagGAGGAGGATTCGGAAGCTGAGAAAGAGTACGAGCAGTTTGAAAACATACAAATTCAGGAGGGAGAGGAGGCTGAGGGCGAGAGGACTAAGCTTGCTGAAGGATACTACGAGATTGAGGCTGTCCGCAGAAAGCGCGTTAGGAAG ggtCAAGTGCAGTACCTCATCAAATG GCGAGGCTGGTCGGAGGCGGCAAACACATGGGAGCCTCTGGAGAATCTGTTGCAATGCTCGGATGTTATTGATGCATTTGAAGAAAGGTTTTTATTTCTGCTTCTATTGTCA TTTGAAAGCTGGGAAAAGTAGGTCGACCCGCAAAAGAAAGCGCAAGACTGGAGTAACTCATGTTCAAACCAAGAAAAAGCAGCACCACCAGCAGCAACGATCCCCTGCAGCTGCTACTTATAACGTGCCCTCACACGTGATCAGGATTGCAGAGGAGCCATTATCCTTTCCCAGGCTAAATGACTTGAGTGGTACAAATGAGAGTGGGGAGACTAATGTCAACAGCATAAACAGTATAGAAAACTCCAAGAAAGTAATAGAGAATGGTGCAAGGATGGTTTCTGTTATTACGGAATATGAAAAGGAGCAAAATGAGTTGGATCTGAAGATCTGTGAATTGAAGGGAGCAATGGTGGTCAGTACTGAAAATGCTAACAGGCTTGCTATAACATCCCAAGAAAGCCAACTGGCAGGAGAAGATGCTTTGGCAAATGGATTAAGGAAGACTGATGGTGTTGACCCAAACCAATTAGGTCGTTGTATAGGAGCTAAAAAGAGGAAATCTGGTTCCGTTAAGAGGTTCATGAAAGATCCGACATCATGCTCTGTGGATGATGCACTAAATGGAGATCCAGGATGTGCTTCACTTGTACCTATAAGTATTCAACATCCAGATTTTCTTGAGAACAATTCGAATTGCAAGAATACATATGAAGATTCAAAAAGCATGTGCACGATCACCCAAATTGTCAGGCCTATAAGCTATAAAGCTTCTGTATCAAACAATGTTCAAGAAGTCTTAGTAGCCTTTGAGGCTGTGAG GTCTGATGGAACCAAAGTCACAGTGGATAACAAATTTTTGAAGGCTAACAATCCACTTTTG CTGATAGACTTTTATGAGAAACATTTACGGTACAGCCCGACATGA
- the LOC105173394 gene encoding uncharacterized protein LOC105173394, with the protein MGCISCAIPRFLRPTTTVSPPLKFQFFAFRCRTAAAAAVYPALSLPERDEIRSPELVAREYADLNLSDKFCQEVGHVRIRQHVNPLRSSLMVPVEVPDWDAVYNDTTLPLMVDIGSGSGRFLLWLAKRNTGSRNYLGLEIRPKLVKRAEYWVNELALKNIHFVFANATVSFKQLVSTYPGPLVLVSILCPDPHFKKKHHKRRVVQKPLVESIVDGLVPGGQIFIQSDVLDVALDMRDYFDAESNKLAHIDCINPTIPCDDKGWLLNNPMGIRTEREIHAEFEGARIYRRMYQKQC; encoded by the exons ATGGGGTGCATTTCATGCGCCATTCCCAGGTTTCTCCGACCGACCACCACCGTATCGCCGCCGCtcaagtttcaattttttgctttCCGCTGCCGTACAGCGGCGGCGGCGGCAGTGTATCCTGCTCTATCCTTACCAGAAAGGGACGAAATAAGAAGCCCGGAACTCGTCGCCCGAGAATATGCTGACCTCAATCTCTCCGACAAATTCTGCCAG GAGGTGGGTCATGTTAGAATCCGGCAGCATGTTAATCCTCTCCGGTCATCTCTCATG GTTCCAGTGGAAGTGCCAGATTGGGATGCTGTGTACAATGACACTACATTGCCGTTGATGGTTGATATTGGTAGTG GTAGTGGTCGATTTCTCTTGTGGCTTGCCAAAAGAAACACCGGTTCCAGGAACTATCTGGGATTGGAAATACGTCCAAAA TTAGTAAAACGTGCTGAATACTGGGTAAATGAGCTGGCATTGAAGAATAT ACATTTTGTTTTTGCCAATGCAACGGTCTCTTTCAAACAACTTGTGTCCACATATCCTGGTCCCTTGGTTTTAGTATCTATATTG TGCCCAGATCctcatttcaagaaaaagcaTCACAAAAGGAGGGTAGTCCAGAAGCCTCTGGTTGAGTCAATTGTAGATGGCTTAGTTCCTGGAGGACAG ATCTTCATACAATCTGATGTCCTGGATGTGGCACTTGACATGAGGGACTATTTTGATGCTGAGTCCAATAAACTTGCACATATTGACTGCATTAATCCTACTATCCCTTGTGATGACAAGGGATGGTTGCTGAATAACCCAATGGGAATACGGACAGAAAGAGAAATCCATGCTGAATTCGAAGGTGCTAGAATTTACCGAAGGATGTATCAGAAACAGTG TTGA
- the LOC105173392 gene encoding chromo domain protein LHP1 isoform X1, which translates to MKGGKKRNTNADPVQPSGPPPSEPSTAVVSVNGGGDVVGEERRKNPEESERFETGDEAYEEEEGEEEDSEAEKEYEQFENIQIQEGEEAEGERTKLAEGYYEIEAVRRKRVRKGQVQYLIKWRGWSEAANTWEPLENLLQCSDVIDAFEESLKAGKSRSTRKRKRKTGVTHVQTKKKQHHQQQRSPAAATYNVPSHVIRIAEEPLSFPRLNDLSGTNESGETNVNSINSIENSKKVIENGARMVSVITEYEKEQNELDLKICELKGAMVVSTENANRLAITSQESQLAGEDALANGLRKTDGVDPNQLGRCIGAKKRKSGSVKRFMKDPTSCSVDDALNGDPGCASLVPISIQHPDFLENNSNCKNTYEDSKSMCTITQIVRPISYKASVSNNVQEVLVAFEAVRSDGTKVTVDNKFLKANNPLLLIDFYEKHLRYSPT; encoded by the exons atgaaaggagGGAAAAAGAGGAATACCAACGCTGACCCAGTACAACCATCCGGACCTCCGCCTTCTGAACCCTCCACCGCCGTGGTCTCCGTCAATGGCGGAGGCGATGTGGTGGGAGAGGAGCGGAGGAAAAATCCAGAGGAGAGTGAGAGATTTGAGACTGGAGATGAGGCTtatgaagaggaagaaggggagGAGGAGGATTCGGAAGCTGAGAAAGAGTACGAGCAGTTTGAAAACATACAAATTCAGGAGGGAGAGGAGGCTGAGGGCGAGAGGACTAAGCTTGCTGAAGGATACTACGAGATTGAGGCTGTCCGCAGAAAGCGCGTTAGGAAG ggtCAAGTGCAGTACCTCATCAAATG GCGAGGCTGGTCGGAGGCGGCAAACACATGGGAGCCTCTGGAGAATCTGTTGCAATGCTCGGATGTTATTGATGCATTTGAAGAAAG TTTGAAAGCTGGGAAAAGTAGGTCGACCCGCAAAAGAAAGCGCAAGACTGGAGTAACTCATGTTCAAACCAAGAAAAAGCAGCACCACCAGCAGCAACGATCCCCTGCAGCTGCTACTTATAACGTGCCCTCACACGTGATCAGGATTGCAGAGGAGCCATTATCCTTTCCCAGGCTAAATGACTTGAGTGGTACAAATGAGAGTGGGGAGACTAATGTCAACAGCATAAACAGTATAGAAAACTCCAAGAAAGTAATAGAGAATGGTGCAAGGATGGTTTCTGTTATTACGGAATATGAAAAGGAGCAAAATGAGTTGGATCTGAAGATCTGTGAATTGAAGGGAGCAATGGTGGTCAGTACTGAAAATGCTAACAGGCTTGCTATAACATCCCAAGAAAGCCAACTGGCAGGAGAAGATGCTTTGGCAAATGGATTAAGGAAGACTGATGGTGTTGACCCAAACCAATTAGGTCGTTGTATAGGAGCTAAAAAGAGGAAATCTGGTTCCGTTAAGAGGTTCATGAAAGATCCGACATCATGCTCTGTGGATGATGCACTAAATGGAGATCCAGGATGTGCTTCACTTGTACCTATAAGTATTCAACATCCAGATTTTCTTGAGAACAATTCGAATTGCAAGAATACATATGAAGATTCAAAAAGCATGTGCACGATCACCCAAATTGTCAGGCCTATAAGCTATAAAGCTTCTGTATCAAACAATGTTCAAGAAGTCTTAGTAGCCTTTGAGGCTGTGAG GTCTGATGGAACCAAAGTCACAGTGGATAACAAATTTTTGAAGGCTAACAATCCACTTTTG CTGATAGACTTTTATGAGAAACATTTACGGTACAGCCCGACATGA
- the LOC105173391 gene encoding 50S ribosomal protein L3, chloroplastic-like has product MSLSSASATIPTTKPFSTSAALSSSFLLRLPVKRFSALSLNASSSRPTVVSASMEAGIGVMGTKLGMMSYFDSSGTVIPVTVVGFREGNIVTQVKTEATDGYDAVQVGYRRVRDRKLTKPELGHLEKSGIIPLRHLQEFRLQSVEGFEPNQRILMQELFNEGDLVDVSGTTIGKGFQGGIKRHNFKRGLMSHGSKSHRQLGSIGAGTTPGRVYKGKKMPGRMGGTKTKIRKLKIVKIDNELNVVMIKGAVPGKPGNLLRITPAKIVGKNIPKN; this is encoded by the exons ATGTCTCTCTCCTCCGCCTCCGCCACCATTCCCACCACCAAGCCCTTCTCCACCTCCGCCGCTCtctcctcctccttcctcCTTCGCCTTCCTGTCAAACGCTTTTCTGCTCTCTCCCTCAATGCTTCCTCCTCCAGACCTACGGTCGTCTCAGCCTCAATGGAGGCCGGAATAGGCGTCATGGGCACAAAACTAGGAATGATGTCATACTTTGATTCCTCCGGCACCGTTATCCCCGTCACCGTAGTCGGCTTCCGCGAGGGCAACATTGTCACGCAGGTGAAAACGGAGGCCACCGACGGGTACGATGCGGTTCAGGTTGGGTACCGGAGGGTACGAGACCGGAAACTGACGAAACCAGAGCTAGGGCACTTGGAGAAGTCCGGAATTATTCCCCTGCGCCACTTGCAGGAGTTCAGGCTGCAGTCGGTGGAAGGGTTTGAGCCGAATCAGCGGATACTGATGCAGGAGCTGTTTAACGAAGGAGATTTGGTTGATGTTTCAGGGACCACCATCGGGAAGGGGTTCCAAG GTGGTATCAAGAGACATAATTTCAAGAGAGGGCTTATGAGTCACGGGTCGAAGAGCCACAGACAGCTTGGATCCATTGGTGCCGGCACTACTCCTGGACGTGTGTACAAGGGCAAGAAAATGCCCGGGAGAATGGGAGGCACCAAGACCAAGATTCGAAAGCTGAAGATCGTCAAGATTGACAATGAACTCAACGTCGTGATGATCAAGGGGGCTGTACCTGGTAAGCCTGGAAACCTTCTGCGTATTACTCCCGCAAAGATTGTGGGCAAAAACATaccaaaaaattag
- the LOC105173392 gene encoding chromo domain protein LHP1 isoform X4, with the protein MAEAMWWERSGGKIQRRVRDLRLEMRLMKRKKGRRRIRKLRKSTSSLKTYKFRRERRLRARGLSLLKDTTRLRLSAESALGSTSSNGEAGRRRQTHGSLWRICCNARMLLMHLKKGFYFCFYCHLKAGKSRSTRKRKRKTGVTHVQTKKKQHHQQQRSPAAATYNVPSHVIRIAEEPLSFPRLNDLSGTNESGETNVNSINSIENSKKVIENGARMVSVITEYEKEQNELDLKICELKGAMVVSTENANRLAITSQESQLAGEDALANGLRKTDGVDPNQLGRCIGAKKRKSGSVKRFMKDPTSCSVDDALNGDPGCASLVPISIQHPDFLENNSNCKNTYEDSKSMCTITQIVRPISYKASVSNNVQEVLVAFEAVRSDGTKVTVDNKFLKANNPLLLIDFYEKHLRYSPT; encoded by the exons ATGGCGGAGGCGATGTGGTGGGAGAGGAGCGGAGGAAAAATCCAGAGGAGAGTGAGAGATTTGAGACTGGAGATGAGGCTtatgaagaggaagaaggggagGAGGAGGATTCGGAAGCTGAGAAAGAGTACGAGCAGTTTGAAAACATACAAATTCAGGAGGGAGAGGAGGCTGAGGGCGAGAGGACTAAGCTTGCTGAAGGATACTACGAGATTGAGGCTGTCCGCAGAAAGCGCGTTAGGAAG TACCTCATCAAATG GCGAGGCTGGTCGGAGGCGGCAAACACATGGGAGCCTCTGGAGAATCTGTTGCAATGCTCGGATGTTATTGATGCATTTGAAGAAAGGTTTTTATTTCTGCTTCTATTGTCA TTTGAAAGCTGGGAAAAGTAGGTCGACCCGCAAAAGAAAGCGCAAGACTGGAGTAACTCATGTTCAAACCAAGAAAAAGCAGCACCACCAGCAGCAACGATCCCCTGCAGCTGCTACTTATAACGTGCCCTCACACGTGATCAGGATTGCAGAGGAGCCATTATCCTTTCCCAGGCTAAATGACTTGAGTGGTACAAATGAGAGTGGGGAGACTAATGTCAACAGCATAAACAGTATAGAAAACTCCAAGAAAGTAATAGAGAATGGTGCAAGGATGGTTTCTGTTATTACGGAATATGAAAAGGAGCAAAATGAGTTGGATCTGAAGATCTGTGAATTGAAGGGAGCAATGGTGGTCAGTACTGAAAATGCTAACAGGCTTGCTATAACATCCCAAGAAAGCCAACTGGCAGGAGAAGATGCTTTGGCAAATGGATTAAGGAAGACTGATGGTGTTGACCCAAACCAATTAGGTCGTTGTATAGGAGCTAAAAAGAGGAAATCTGGTTCCGTTAAGAGGTTCATGAAAGATCCGACATCATGCTCTGTGGATGATGCACTAAATGGAGATCCAGGATGTGCTTCACTTGTACCTATAAGTATTCAACATCCAGATTTTCTTGAGAACAATTCGAATTGCAAGAATACATATGAAGATTCAAAAAGCATGTGCACGATCACCCAAATTGTCAGGCCTATAAGCTATAAAGCTTCTGTATCAAACAATGTTCAAGAAGTCTTAGTAGCCTTTGAGGCTGTGAG GTCTGATGGAACCAAAGTCACAGTGGATAACAAATTTTTGAAGGCTAACAATCCACTTTTG CTGATAGACTTTTATGAGAAACATTTACGGTACAGCCCGACATGA